The following nucleotide sequence is from Caldicellulosiruptor saccharolyticus DSM 8903.
TGCCTTGTACAATTAAATCTCTTGCTTGTTGGTAAATAGAATTCTGGTCATATGTAGAATACTCATAGCTTGAGTATTGATCATTCATAAGTATATTATATGCTTCATTAATTTCCTTTAATTTCTCTTCAGCAAGTTCACGCAGGGGATTGTCTTTAAATTTATCTGGATGATACTTTTTAACAAGCTCAAGATAAGCTTTTTTAATCTCTTCTTTTGTTGCACCTTTTCTCACACCTAAAACCTCATACGGGTCTCTCATCACATCTTCAACTCCTTAAAAAAATTTGCTTTTAATTTATTTATTACCTCTTCTGTCTTTGAGTACATTCCAAGTTGAACTATATTATCTAACAACTGATTATTATACCCTTTTATAAGTTCATTCAACCTGGCAAGATAATTATCTAAACTAACTTTAAGGATGCTTATCTCTCTTTCGAATAGAGCACTGCTCTCTTTGCACCTTTGAAGATGATATTTCAAACAATTATATCTCTTTTTTTTCACATCATCAATATAGTCATCAATAGCATCAACAAGGTATATCCAAACACCAGTATAAAAACCTATCTCTCTTAACTTTGGATCGTTATTGTATGCAAAAATCTCAGCCAAAATCTGGCCAAAATTGTGTGCTACTTCATCAATGTTTTGACATTCTGACCTTTCAAGCAAAAGTTGCTTTTCAAATAGTTCTTTTATCTTTTTAAACGATGTAGGATACATTCTTGTTATCTTTCTGATATATGGCCTTAACGTATTGTATAAAGTAAAACTCATAAGTCGTTTTTCGTCAACATAATCATCATAGAGCTTTAAAAAACTCAATATCACCATTTGGTTGCTTACATACTCTAAAATTTTATTTGATTTGAGAAATACTCCCTTTTTTTGAGGATGAGCAATACATCTTGTATTGCCAAATTCCTCTTGTATGTTAAAATGCTCTTTTAAAATCAAGTATAAGAACACAAAATCATAATTTAAAAATATCCTCGGAATATTACCAATTTTCTTTGTCTGCAGGCAT
It contains:
- a CDS encoding DUF5685 family protein encodes the protein MFGYIVPYKPELKIRDYNYYKAIYCGICLQTKKIGNIPRIFLNYDFVFLYLILKEHFNIQEEFGNTRCIAHPQKKGVFLKSNKILEYVSNQMVILSFLKLYDDYVDEKRLMSFTLYNTLRPYIRKITRMYPTSFKKIKELFEKQLLLERSECQNIDEVAHNFGQILAEIFAYNNDPKLREIGFYTGVWIYLVDAIDDYIDDVKKKRYNCLKYHLQRCKESSALFEREISILKVSLDNYLARLNELIKGYNNQLLDNIVQLGMYSKTEEVINKLKANFFKELKM